One genomic region from Candidatus Chlorobium masyuteum encodes:
- a CDS encoding sugar phosphate nucleotidyltransferase has product MKAFVLAAGFGTRLKPLTDHIPKPLIPVLNIPCLFYTFYLLKQAGIREIICNTHHHADTIRRFIDSSKLSDLEISFSEEPVILGTGGGLKKCEKLLGDSEFILVNSDIITDIDFTALIAHHRQSKRAGTLTLFETPEAASIGYIGIEDGLVKDFRNLRNSGLVSSFIYTGTAVLTPEIFSYLQNGFSGIVDTGFTGLVDNGGLSYYQHEGVWMDIGTMANYWKANLDRESIISRMAAPMKRAIGMEPHRISPSAEISPDALISGSVIGRGCKIGPGCTITDSVLLPETEVRTGTTIINSVVDPFHTTIMGNPN; this is encoded by the coding sequence ATGAAAGCATTTGTCCTTGCTGCGGGTTTCGGGACCAGGCTGAAACCACTGACCGATCATATCCCGAAACCTCTGATTCCGGTTCTCAACATTCCATGCCTGTTCTATACCTTTTATCTGTTGAAGCAGGCGGGGATCAGGGAGATTATCTGCAACACACACCACCATGCCGATACGATCAGGCGTTTTATCGATTCAAGCAAGCTGAGTGATCTTGAGATATCTTTTTCAGAAGAACCGGTAATTCTGGGAACCGGAGGTGGGCTGAAAAAGTGCGAAAAGCTGCTTGGCGACAGTGAATTTATTCTCGTCAACAGTGATATTATCACCGATATAGATTTCACCGCTCTTATAGCACATCACCGGCAATCAAAACGAGCCGGAACCCTTACCCTTTTTGAAACACCCGAAGCCGCATCCATAGGGTATATAGGCATTGAAGATGGGCTGGTAAAGGATTTTCGGAACCTTCGCAATTCCGGCCTCGTCTCCTCTTTTATCTATACCGGAACAGCGGTACTGACTCCGGAAATATTCAGCTATCTGCAAAACGGCTTCTCGGGAATTGTCGATACCGGATTTACCGGGCTTGTCGATAACGGTGGGCTGAGCTACTATCAGCATGAAGGGGTATGGATGGATATCGGTACCATGGCGAACTACTGGAAAGCCAATCTTGACCGGGAGTCGATTATTTCCCGGATGGCCGCCCCCATGAAACGAGCGATCGGCATGGAGCCGCACAGGATTTCACCCTCAGCTGAAATCAGCCCGGATGCCCTGATTTCAGGCTCGGTCATTGGACGAGGATGCAAAATCGGTCCGGGGTGTACCATAACCGATTCGGTGCTGCTGCCTGAAACCGAAGTCAGGACGGGAACAACCATCATCAACTCCGTGGTCGACCCCTTTCATACCACTATAATGGGCAATCCCAACTAA
- a CDS encoding sodium:solute symporter yields the protein MQPIDLAIIVLFLAGNTLFGLWHGKSNKSSKDYFLGNHNLPWIVSMLSIVASETSVLTFVSVPGLAYRGDWTFLQLAMGYIVGRVLVSLILLPMYFKHGVSSIYEIIGLRYGPGMQKVAAIVFLVTRTLGDAIRFLAAGVVVQVVTGWSLPLAVMIIGVVTLVYTLSGGIKAVVWLESFQFSLYLLGGILSIVFLLQSIDQGLPSIISSLLAAGKLNIINTDPHILTNPLTFISAFIGGILLSLSSHGVDYMMVQRVLGCKDLRSARKAMIGSGFFVFFQFSVFLFAGSLISVFMHDAPMEKDREFAFFIVHHLPAGLKGLLIAGVLSAAMSTHSSAINSLASSTVNDILGGKGSLGFSRVISLFWAVLLIIIALLFDTGSNAIVMVGLEIASFTYGGLLGLFLLSKSKRNFHAASLGAGLIASMGIVFVLKFMGLAWTWYISVSVLVNLLVTIGVDLIFFSKKDQASQ from the coding sequence ATGCAGCCAATCGATCTTGCAATCATCGTCCTCTTTCTGGCAGGCAATACACTCTTCGGTCTCTGGCATGGAAAAAGCAATAAAAGCAGTAAAGACTATTTTCTCGGCAACCATAATCTGCCCTGGATAGTCTCAATGCTCTCCATTGTAGCATCCGAGACCTCGGTTCTGACCTTTGTCAGTGTTCCCGGCCTTGCCTACCGGGGTGACTGGACCTTCCTTCAGCTTGCCATGGGCTACATTGTCGGCAGAGTCCTTGTCAGCCTTATTCTTCTGCCCATGTACTTCAAGCATGGGGTCAGCTCCATTTATGAGATTATCGGCTTACGCTACGGCCCGGGCATGCAGAAAGTGGCCGCCATCGTTTTTCTTGTTACCAGGACTCTCGGCGATGCCATCAGGTTTCTTGCGGCAGGTGTTGTCGTACAGGTTGTCACCGGATGGTCACTTCCGCTTGCGGTCATGATTATCGGTGTTGTCACGCTTGTCTATACCCTTTCCGGCGGAATCAAGGCCGTTGTCTGGCTTGAAAGCTTCCAGTTCAGCCTCTATCTCCTCGGCGGCATTCTTTCAATTGTATTCCTTCTCCAAAGCATAGACCAGGGACTCCCGTCAATAATAAGCTCACTCCTGGCAGCCGGAAAACTGAACATCATCAACACCGATCCCCATATTTTAACCAATCCGCTCACCTTTATCAGTGCCTTTATCGGCGGCATTCTCCTCTCACTTTCGTCTCACGGAGTTGATTACATGATGGTACAGCGTGTGCTCGGCTGCAAGGATCTGCGATCGGCAAGAAAAGCGATGATCGGCAGCGGGTTTTTCGTTTTTTTCCAGTTCTCTGTTTTTCTGTTTGCAGGCTCCCTCATCTCGGTTTTCATGCACGACGCGCCAATGGAAAAAGACCGGGAATTCGCCTTTTTTATTGTTCACCATCTTCCGGCCGGACTGAAAGGGCTGCTGATCGCCGGAGTATTATCTGCCGCAATGTCAACGCACAGCTCGGCAATCAACTCTCTGGCCTCTTCAACAGTCAACGATATCCTCGGAGGAAAGGGTTCGCTTGGCTTTTCAAGGGTAATCTCACTCTTCTGGGCGGTGCTGCTGATCATCATAGCGTTACTGTTTGATACCGGCAGCAATGCTATTGTTATGGTCGGGCTGGAAATAGCATCGTTTACCTATGGCGGTCTGCTGGGACTCTTTCTCCTGTCAAAAAGCAAACGCAACTTTCATGCAGCAAGTCTGGGCGCCGGATTGATTGCGAGCATGGGCATCGTCTTTGTACTCAAATTTATGGGACTTGCATGGACATGGTATATCTCTGTTTCAGTTCTGGTAAATTTGCTGGTAACAATAGGCGTGGATCTGATCTTCTTCAGCAAAAAAGATCAGGCATCTCAATAA
- a CDS encoding exo-beta-N-acetylmuramidase NamZ family protein, translating into MVATGLDMLLREIARFRNRRVGLIVNQSSVTPDLQYSWNRLKENGIRIERIFSPEHGLFATEQDQIAVDYQPELGCEVVSLYGDSTETLLPDRSLLDDLDLILFDIQDVGSRYYTYVNTLALFMEVLSGKETEIMVLDRPNPLGGTIVEGPMLDMEFKSFVGIFPVPVRHAMTAGELALLYRDFKKLDLNLTVMKMEGWQRSMLFPETGLPWIPPSPNMPTFATAEVYPGMCLFEGLNISEGRGTTTPFQLSGAPFINPEELARQCRKYGLEGVLFRPTWYKPTFHKFSGEVCGGIWLQVTDHARFRSFATAVAMTAALQTHYGEQLRFLRGVYEFNDTIPAFDLLAGNSTIRTSIQSGVEPVSLPASWQDDEKSFQQDKQQFHLYD; encoded by the coding sequence ATGGTAGCAACAGGACTGGATATGCTGCTCAGAGAGATTGCAAGGTTTCGAAACCGGAGAGTCGGCCTGATTGTCAATCAGAGCTCCGTTACACCTGATCTGCAATACTCATGGAACCGCCTGAAGGAAAACGGGATCAGGATAGAGCGAATTTTTTCGCCGGAACACGGGCTCTTTGCTACCGAACAGGACCAGATTGCTGTCGATTACCAGCCGGAGCTTGGCTGTGAAGTGGTCAGCCTCTATGGCGACTCGACCGAAACGCTGCTTCCCGACCGCTCACTCCTCGACGATCTCGACCTGATACTCTTCGATATTCAGGATGTCGGCTCCCGGTACTACACCTACGTCAACACCCTTGCACTCTTCATGGAGGTTCTTTCCGGAAAAGAGACCGAGATCATGGTGCTTGACCGCCCGAACCCCCTCGGGGGCACGATTGTAGAAGGCCCGATGCTCGATATGGAATTTAAATCATTTGTGGGCATTTTCCCCGTTCCGGTCCGGCACGCCATGACCGCCGGAGAGCTGGCGCTGCTCTACCGGGATTTCAAAAAGCTTGATCTGAACCTCACCGTCATGAAAATGGAGGGGTGGCAGCGCTCCATGCTTTTTCCTGAAACCGGCCTGCCCTGGATTCCGCCATCCCCGAACATGCCGACATTTGCAACTGCCGAGGTCTACCCCGGTATGTGCCTCTTTGAGGGGCTGAACATCTCGGAAGGCAGAGGAACCACCACTCCGTTTCAGCTTTCCGGCGCGCCATTCATCAACCCTGAAGAGCTTGCCCGGCAGTGCCGGAAATACGGGCTCGAAGGAGTTCTTTTCCGCCCGACATGGTACAAGCCGACATTTCACAAGTTCTCGGGTGAAGTGTGCGGCGGAATCTGGCTGCAGGTAACCGATCATGCCCGGTTCAGGTCATTCGCAACCGCGGTGGCCATGACCGCAGCCCTTCAGACGCACTATGGCGAGCAGCTCCGGTTTTTAAGAGGCGTATACGAGTTCAACGACACCATTCCGGCATTTGATCTTCTGGCAGGAAACAGCACCATTCGCACCTCCATACAGAGCGGAGTGGAACCTGTCAGCTTGCCTGCATCATGGCAGGATGATGAAAAGAGCTTTCAACAGGATAAGCAGCAGTTCCATCTTTATGATTAA